One genomic segment of Falco cherrug isolate bFalChe1 chromosome 13, bFalChe1.pri, whole genome shotgun sequence includes these proteins:
- the FANCL gene encoding E3 ubiquitin-protein ligase FANCL: MAGSAALLRHCPLLLPQNRQGTAYEGFVTAQGRDFHIRILLPMDFQLKNARIECSWHLKKILRGYQHILKQRLHSCLDLVSFMVELKTILEIALKNTQDLHLPRPPEYYSCLVRHLEMLGWNKVVYVDTGLATIKLKAEDSCGRQHLITLKLNAKYPSEPPDCLVDFPVQFAISWMPQNSLVDIYNQFLVALESLKEFWDAMDEIDEKTWVLEPENPTRSATKRRIAIGNNVSVNVEVDPRHPNMFPECYFLGADHVVNPLRVKLNGNIHLWDPEISLLQNLKDLLEIDFPPRAALEKSDFAKDCGICYAYRLNGSAPDQVCDDPRCGQPFHQACLFEWLQGLPSSRQSFNVIFGECPYCNKPLTLKSSTKKL, encoded by the exons ATGGCGGGCTCGGCGGCCTTGCTCCGCCACTgcccgctgctgctgcctcagaaCCGGCAGGGGACGGCCTACGAGGGCTTCGTCACCGCGCAG ggTAGAGACTTCCATATCAGGATACTGTTACCAATGgattttcaactgaaaaatgcAAG GATAGAGTGTAGCTGGCATCTTAAGAAAATACTGCGTGGATAtcagcatattttaaagcag AGGTTGCACAGTTGTCTGGATCTTGTCAGTTTTATGGTGGAGCTGAAAACTATTTTG GAAATTGCTTTAAAGAACACGCAAGACCTGCATCTACCACGGCCGCCAGAATACTACTCCTGTCTTGTCAGACATCTAGAAATGCTGGGTTGGAATaa aGTCGTGTATGTGGATACTGGGCTTGCCACAATCAAGCTAAAAGCTGAAGATTCTTGTGGGCGACAGCATCTCATCACTCTGAAGTTAAATGCAAAG tatCCATCAGAACCACCGGATTGCCTTGTGGATTTTCCTGTTCAGTTTGCTATTTCTTGGATGCCACAG AACTCCTTAGTAGACATTTATAATCAATTCCTGGTGGCATTAGAATCGCTGAAAGAATTCTGGGATGCCATGGATGAAATTGATGAGAAGACATGGGTGCTTGAGCCAGAAAATCCCACCCGGAGCGCTACAAAAAGAAGAATCGCAATAG GGAACAATGTCTCGGTGAACGTAGAGGTAGATCCTCGGCATCCAAACATGTTCCCTGAGTGTTATTTTCTTGGAGCAGATCACG TGGTTAACCCTTTGAGAGTTAAGCTGAACGGCAATATACACTTATG GGATCCAGAAATCAGTTTATTACAGAATTTGAAAGACCTCTTGGAAATTGATTTTCCACCTCGTGCTGCGTTAGAAAAAAGT GATTTTGCTAAGGACTGTGGAATCTGCTACGCCTATCGCCTCAACGGCAGCGCTCCCGATCAAGTGTGTGATGATCCCCGATGTGGACAACCCTTTCACCAGGCTTGCCTGTTTGAG TGGCTACAAGGTCTTCCTTCAAGCAGGCAGAGTTTTAACGTCATCTTTGGTGAATGCCCGTATTGTAACAAG